The Flammeovirga yaeyamensis genome segment CCAACGTATACAGAACAGGTTCTGGTGCTCCAGGAGCTGAATATTGGCAACAAAAAGCTGATTATGTTATCGAAGCTTCAATTGATGAAAAACTTCACCGATTGAATGGTAAAGAAACAGTGACTTATTTCAATAATTCACCTGAAACACTTACATATTTGTGGATTCAATTGGATCAAAATATGAGAGCAACTGATTCTGACACTTACAAAATCAGACAAAATAAAATCAAAAAAGGGACAAACATCAATCAATTAGCAGCTATTGATGGATTCCCAGAGTATGATGGTGGACATAAGATCCAAAAAGTAACTACTGCAGATGGTAAAGACCTAAAATACACTATCAATAAAACAATGATGCGTATTGATTTACCAACTCCATTAAAGTCAGGTGAAAACTTCGCATTTAAAATTGATTGGTACTACAACATCAACGACCGTTTATTAATGGGTGGTCGTGGTGGCTACGAAACTTTTGCTGAAGATGGTAATACAATCTATACGATCACTCAGTGGTTCCCAAGAATGGCTGTTTACGATGATTTCAACGGCTGGCAGCACAAGCAATTCTTAGGTAATGGTGAGTTTGCTTTAACTTTTGGTGATTATGATGTAAAAATCACAGTACCATCTGATCATATTGTGGCATCAACTGGTGAATTACAAAACCCTGATGATGTATTAACAGCCACTGAAAAGCAAAGATTCGAGGAAGCAAAAAAATCAGATAAACCAGTAGTTATCGTCACTCAAAAAGAAGCAGAGAAAAAAGAAAAAACTCAAGCTTCTGATACAAAAACTTGGCACTACAAAGCTGAAAATGTAAGAGATTTCGCATTTGGTTCATCAAGAAAATTCATTTGGGATGCAATGGGTGTAGATATCAATGGCAAAACTGTAATGGCAATGTCATACTACCCTAAGGAAGCGAACCCATTGTATGGTCAGTATTCTACGGAAGCGGTAGCGCATACTTTAGAAGTTTATTCTAAATATACCATCGATTATCCTTATCCAGTAGCGATTTCAGTGGAAGCATCAAATGGTATGGAATACCCAATGATCTGTTTCAACTACGGTCGACCTGAAAAAGATGGAACTTATTCTCCAAGAATCAAGTATGGAATGATTTCAGTAATTATCCACGAAGTGGGTCATAACTTCTTCCCTATGATCGTCAACTCTGACGAGAGACAATGGACTTGGATGGACGAAGGATTGAATACTTTCTGTCAGTATTTAGCAGAACAAGAGTGGGAAGATGGCTATCCTTCAAGAAGAGGGCCTGCTGAAAATATTGTTCCTTACATGAAAGGTGAAAAAGATAATATCACTCCTATTATGACTAACTCAGAATCGTTAAAGCAATTTGGTAATAACGCTTATGGTAAGCCTGCTACAGCTTTAAACATTTTGAGAGAAACGGT includes the following:
- a CDS encoding M1 family metallopeptidase, yielding MTNSIKKIAILFFSVVCIPFAYGQKEFYNNNKFKQLDEELPTPNVYRTGSGAPGAEYWQQKADYVIEASIDEKLHRLNGKETVTYFNNSPETLTYLWIQLDQNMRATDSDTYKIRQNKIKKGTNINQLAAIDGFPEYDGGHKIQKVTTADGKDLKYTINKTMMRIDLPTPLKSGENFAFKIDWYYNINDRLLMGGRGGYETFAEDGNTIYTITQWFPRMAVYDDFNGWQHKQFLGNGEFALTFGDYDVKITVPSDHIVASTGELQNPDDVLTATEKQRFEEAKKSDKPVVIVTQKEAEKKEKTQASDTKTWHYKAENVRDFAFGSSRKFIWDAMGVDINGKTVMAMSYYPKEANPLYGQYSTEAVAHTLEVYSKYTIDYPYPVAISVEASNGMEYPMICFNYGRPEKDGTYSPRIKYGMISVIIHEVGHNFFPMIVNSDERQWTWMDEGLNTFCQYLAEQEWEDGYPSRRGPAENIVPYMKGEKDNITPIMTNSESLKQFGNNAYGKPATALNILRETVMGRELFDYAFKEYAQRWAFKHPKPADFYRTMEDASAVDLDWFWRGWFYTTEAVDISIKNVIVKELDTQDPKAESAKQKAERDNQPKQITTIHNEEEKLVTRVEKRPELKDFYNSYDPLDPNIEDFDNYKKYQSQLNKKDKAWLASKHFVYQVDFENVGGLVMPIIIELQFADGSSEKKYIPAEIWKMDDTVVSKVFVTEKEVTQFVLDPNRETADIDTENNYYPRKPEVSRFKLYKSGANQPRTYDSGRLNPMQKAKKNKK